From a single Gemmatimonadota bacterium genomic region:
- a CDS encoding enoyl-ACP reductase, which translates to MSGDRSAGLLAGKKGLVVGVANERSIAWGIARLARAEGADLAFTYQGEALEKRVRPLAESVESSVVVPLDVTDEAQADSAFDAVGRHFGTLDFVVHCVAFAERSDLAGRTIDTSRDGFLKALEISAYSLLLLARKAEPLMNDGGSILALSYYGSVKTVPNYNVMGIAKAALESAVRYAAADLGPKNIRVNAISAGPIKTLAASGVSGFRGLLGQAAERSPLGRNVTIDDVGGAGVYLLSPLSSGVTGEIHYVDSGFNTSAL; encoded by the coding sequence ATGAGCGGGGACAGATCCGCGGGGCTTCTTGCGGGAAAGAAGGGACTCGTGGTCGGCGTGGCCAACGAGCGATCGATCGCCTGGGGGATCGCTCGGCTGGCAAGGGCGGAAGGCGCGGACCTCGCGTTCACCTATCAGGGCGAGGCGCTGGAGAAGCGGGTGCGCCCTCTGGCGGAGAGCGTGGAATCTTCGGTGGTCGTCCCGCTGGATGTCACCGATGAAGCGCAGGCCGACAGCGCGTTCGACGCGGTCGGGCGGCATTTCGGCACACTGGACTTCGTGGTGCACTGCGTCGCCTTTGCCGAAAGGTCGGACCTGGCGGGCCGGACCATCGACACATCCCGCGACGGCTTCCTGAAGGCGCTGGAGATCAGCGCGTATTCGCTGCTCCTTCTCGCGCGGAAGGCGGAGCCGCTGATGAACGACGGCGGCAGCATCCTCGCGCTGAGCTACTACGGGTCGGTGAAGACGGTGCCCAACTACAATGTGATGGGAATCGCAAAAGCGGCGCTGGAGTCTGCGGTGCGGTATGCCGCGGCGGATCTGGGGCCGAAGAACATTCGCGTGAACGCCATCTCCGCCGGTCCGATCAAGACGCTGGCGGCGTCGGGCGTATCCGGGTTCCGGGGGCTTCTGGGGCAGGCGGCGGAGCGGTCCCCTCTGGGGCGGAATGTCACCATCGACGATGTGGGCGGCGCGGGCGTGTACCTCCTCTCCCCTCTTTCCTCCGGCGTCACCGGCGAGATCCACTATGTGGACTCCGGGTTCAACACCTCCGCGCTTTGA
- a CDS encoding uracil-DNA glycosylase yields the protein MRGDAPAGRIAACRACPRLVTHCREVAREKKRAYRDERYWGKPVPSFGPISARLLVVGLAPGAHGANRTGRVFTGDSSGDWLFRALFDAGFANRTESIARRDGLKMQGARVSCAVRCAPPGNRPEADERNRCRAFLAEELAAMRRLRVVVALGGIAFDAVRRAWRESGRGAWEARPAFGHASETRADDGTLLLGCYHPSRQNTNTGRLTREMLAAVMGRGGGGARGGARGARRPVRILCRSPSAGSHRCP from the coding sequence TTGAGGGGCGACGCACCCGCCGGGCGCATCGCGGCGTGCCGGGCCTGCCCGAGGCTCGTCACGCACTGCCGGGAAGTCGCGCGGGAGAAGAAGCGCGCTTACCGGGATGAACGGTACTGGGGAAAGCCGGTGCCTTCGTTCGGCCCGATCTCCGCAAGGCTTCTCGTGGTAGGGCTCGCCCCCGGCGCACATGGCGCAAACCGGACAGGCCGCGTTTTCACCGGCGACTCCAGTGGCGACTGGCTCTTCCGCGCACTGTTCGACGCGGGCTTCGCGAACCGGACGGAGTCGATCGCACGCCGGGACGGACTGAAGATGCAGGGCGCGCGCGTGTCGTGCGCCGTCCGATGCGCGCCGCCGGGGAACCGCCCGGAGGCGGACGAGCGAAACCGGTGCCGGGCGTTCCTGGCGGAGGAACTGGCCGCGATGCGCAGGCTCCGGGTGGTCGTGGCGCTGGGAGGGATCGCGTTCGACGCGGTGCGGCGCGCCTGGCGGGAGAGCGGACGCGGAGCGTGGGAAGCCCGGCCGGCGTTCGGCCACGCGAGCGAGACGCGCGCGGACGACGGGACGCTGCTCCTGGGGTGCTACCACCCGAGCCGCCAGAACACGAACACGGGCCGCCTCACGCGGGAGATGCTGGCCGCGGTGATGGGGCGGGGGGGGGGGGGGGCTCGGGGGGGGGCACGGGGGGCTCGTAGGCCAGTTCGAATACTGTGTCGGTCACCCAGCGCTGGAAGCCATCGTTGTCCATGA